GATACCAGTCTAAACTAGTTGACATTCACATTTACCTACTTACTTTGATAAATCTGGAACAAGGAACAAGTTTATTATGCATCTATTTCACTGTACCTTCAGTTGTGTGACCGAGGCAGATGTGCTCATTTGCAGAAAACAGGTCAATAATTCTATATTTTCTGTAGCTATCAAGTAGTTCAACCAGGAATATTATAACTCTCAATGCATATTAAACGCAACAAGTTGACTAAGTCATTTAATTTTTTGATGTGGAATTGGCGTATAATATATGATACCATTACTAGCTAACTCTTAGCTGTGTTATTTGAATATGAATTACATGGCAATAACTGTTCTTTGGGCTGTACTTTTGTTCTTTGCAGCAGTTGCTAATGGAGTTCAGACCACCAAGCAGCCTTACAGGACGGCCTACCACTTCCAACCTCCGAAGAACTGGATGAATGGTAAGCCTTAACCAATCTGAACTTAATTTAAACTTATTCTTAAATGTTGCTTTGAATGATTATGCTATTCTTTGCTGTCAATTTGATGCTTATCACTGTTCTTTCTGTACTATTTGTATGCAATTGATGATGGATTTGTTGAATCGGGGCTAATGAAAAAAACTCGCAGATCCTAATGGTATGTTCTGTTTTGGTAGTTCATTCATGACAAAGTTGTGTATATAACTGAGATGTGTTATTGCCTGTAATATGTGTAAATTTTGCCTACGACAGGACCATTGTACTATAAAGGTGTTTACCATCTATTCTATCAGTATAATCCTTACTCTGCAATATGGGGGAACATGACATGGGGTCATTCAATATCACATGATCTTGTAAACTGGATTCATCTTGAACATGCCCTTAATCCAACCGACCCTTATGAATTGGGCGGTTGCTACTCCGGTTCAGTCACCGTGCTCCCAGGGGGTAGGCCTGTAATTTTCTATACTGGTGCAGATGATCAAAACTTCCAGTCACAGAATCTAGCATTCCCCAAAGACCCCTCTGATCCTTACCTGAAAGAATGGGTCAAGTCACCAAATAATCCTGTAATTGCTGCAACAGATGGTGATATTGATCCTAGCAACTTCAGAGATCCAACAACTGCTTGGCAAGCGTCTGATGGCACGTGGCAAGTTCTTATTGGTGGAAAGATTGATGGCCGAGGAATAGCATTTAGGTACCACAGTAATGATTTTGTTAAGTGGACTAGGAGTGAGAAGCCTTTTCACTCTTCAACAAGAACTGGAATGTGGGAGTGTCCTGATTTCTATCCTGTGAGCATTGATAGTAAAGATGGAGTTGAGAACTATCTTAAGAAGGAAGATACTAAATTTGTTCTAAAGGCGAGCTTTCTTGATCATGATCACTATGTACTAGGCTTTTATAAGACTGAAACAAATGAATTCGAGGTAGACATAACTGACTTCATGGAAGATAATACTGATTGGAGATATGATTATGGTAGTAAGTTTTATGCTTCAAAGACATTTTTTGATGGTGAGAAAAAAAGACGAATATTATGGGCGTGGATATTGGAGGCTAATGGTAGAGAAAATGACAAGAAAAAGGGATGGTCAGGGCTTCAGGTATACTACTTCTGGTTCTCGGTTTAACTTGAAGTTTTTGCTTTGTATTCTGAGATCCGTTGTTAATTTGCAGTCTTTACCTCGAGAAGTATGGCTTAGTACTAGTGGGAAGCAATTAATACAGTGGCCAATCCAAGAGATTGAAAGTCTTCGCAAGGGTAAAGTAGCAATCCATGCCCAGGAGCTCGAGAGTGGATCGTTTGTTGAGGTTGGTGGCATCACAGCAGCTCAGGTAGTCATATTGCAAATCACCATATTGAATTTTTGTTCATTCTTTTTAGAAATATTTCTAACTATGTGGTGTGTGAATAATGGAGTTTTACTTTTTCACTGGAAGGCTGATGTGGAGGTGTCATTCGAGTTGACAAACTTAGAAGATGCAGAGGAGATGGAACCTAGTTGGAATGATCCTCAGCTGATCTGTGCTCAGAAAAATGCAGCAGAAGAAGGCAAGTTTGGACCATTTGGATTGCGGGTTTTGGCTTCTAATAACTCAACTGAAGAAACTGTAGTTTTCTTCCGGGTGTTTAAGAATCACACTAGGCATATTGTACTGATGTGTAATGATTTGAGCAGGTCAATTTCCATGTTCAGAAAATTTTACTTCAATTCCTGTATCTTTGTTTGAAATTCCCTCTTATTTTTCATAAgaatttcacttttttttttccagatctTCCTTAAGCAAAGTGGTTGATAAAACTAGCTTTGGAGCTTTCGTTGACATCGATCCCCTTCAGGAGAAGATTTCACTTAGAACCTTGGTATATAAGTACTGAACTCAGATTTATTGTCAAATGTCAATCTGTCATTACCAAATAAGTACTAGTGTTATATAGTGTGACTGACATATTTTCTGTGTAAACCTGTTTTACAGATCGACCATTCAATTGTGGAAAGTTTTGGTGGGGAAGGAAAGGCGTGCATCACAGCCAGAGTATACCCAATTTTAGCCATTGACAAGGAAGCAAAAATGTTTGTGTTCAACAAAGGAAACCTTAGCATAAAAATGTCGAAGCTGAATGCTTGGAGCATGAAAGAAGCCAAGATAGTTCCTTTTGTGAAACGAAGAAAGTCCGGTCATGACTAACATTAAGGTAATAGAAACTAGAAAGTAGAAAACACAGGTAGCAAGCCTGCAAATGATCATTCTTGTGGCTTGGCTACTGCTAGAAAATCCAAAAGTTTAGAATTCGAATTTCatgtataatttttttgttctgAGATGTCTGTCGTATTTCATGATCTTTCTAATTATATCTGGGAAATAACTGATTCAAATTTTGTTTGAACTCCATCATGTTCCTCCAAGAAAAATAGTACTCGTGACAGCATGAGCATTTTCGatcatttaattaaaactaacgAACTAGAATGATATCCCAAAGAAAAGAGCCGGAGAGTAACCAGATATTAAATTAACACATGTGAGTGTACATTGATAAAAGATGAGagagttaataatttaataaggTTAAGGGAATACTCTCTCTCTCTTGATGACGGGGGCAAATCAGATCTTGTAAGTGCTAAGTTCAATACTGTTAGAATATGCATTGAATCGGTCGAGCTCAAGTAATTTGGTTATGCAATTTATTCATGCTTTAAGAATGGAGAGAAATTGGAAGTTTAATTTATTGAAAACGTGAAAACAAACACTTCCGATCCATCCACTTAAATTTGAATTCACAGAATGGGAGAAGTTATACATTTAACAAATCTTTGCTTAGGTTGCAAGCACGCGCTAACCACCACGGACCCGTCATTCCGATAAGGAGAAAGCTGAATATCTCCGTCACACGTTTGTACTATCGGAGGCCCCATGTGGATCTCCGTTCCCCACCCAAAGTCCACGCCTCGGTTTGCCAAATTCAACCAACTTACAATCGTTACATTATTGTCACCATAAGCTGGACCTTCCATTATTCCTCGATATGATCATCAATGTATTGAATATTGATACTTGTTTAGGCTACTTTGATCTTTTAAATacttaatattttccaatatatacggagtactcatTATTCACCTTCTGGATTGCTTCCCTGATTACACTACAACCATAGCTTAGTAATCAGGGAATAGATGTTTCAACCTCAACAACTGCATTTCCAAAGAAGCTGCATATTCATATATACACAAGATCATGTTAGCTAGCTAGCTAGTTAAATGCATAACTTATACGTACTTTCTcttttcttatttacatgacacaattggatTTTTGACAGTATTCACGCGATCTTTTTTTACTTCATTTTTTCtgatttatatttaagaaaaaacataattgtctagggtcttgttagattcgtctcagtaatttatcaactttttataattttttcttgtccataattgaagatattaatgtttgaaaccGTGCATTGGGGAAATTGACAATAttattgtgtcatataaataagaacagCGCAAGTATCATAATTAAATGTAGGAGACGTGGTAGCTGTTTCAATTTCAGTATCATAGCTTGTATTTGCACGGATTCCAGTGCAATGTTAATTTGACGGTTAATATATCCAACTTTGAACACATGTTTCAAAGCGTACAGAAATTAATGAAACGAGGTactataatttataatttatgtaGCACACAAttaaatggaaatggaaatggaaatggaaaaatATAGAAATATACTACGTACTACGTACCTTGATGGTAACGGTGGCTGAAGACGCTCATGTGCAGAAACAACAACCATTAAGGTTGTTATGTCATCGTAATTGAGATCGCGTGCCTTGCATATGCATACACACCTCCATACATGAGCTGCAAGAACTTCAAACCGACTGTACGGACGACGCTGGTTAtcctttatatttatatttatatttatatttatatttatattcgCAGCGGCTTTGAGTTTGTCGATCATGTCTTTAGTGAGCACTACAAAAGTTGGAGTCATCTGCTTACCCGGCCCCAGCGTTTCCCTTCACCCAAACGAAGCTCACTAAAATAGTTGACTTGTGGTCCATTGGCGGCCACCTGACGACGTTGATGAGGTTGGTCAGCTAGCAAGACTCGACGATCAAACGAAGGTGCATGCGGCTTCGAAATCCCCTAGTGGCTCACCACCTAAACTAACCCTAGCCCATTCCTTGAAGAAATGAAACGCACTTCTCCCATCTGCAACGTACTACATGTGACATTGACATACCAAGACTAAACCCACCACATCCAAATCGAGTTACCTGTATTGCAAGAACAGGAATTAATATCTTCTACTTGTTTCCCATAATAATCCATGGGTACTAAAAGATCTCGAAACAATTTCCCACCAGAGTAAAAATCACCAAAGTCGGCCATTTTCATGCTAGACTCGACTTCAATGAGGTCCGCACCCATAGCATGCATTACACTCAAGGTTAAATCGTCCATTACCTATGTAACTCACCCGACCGGCTAACGGGTAAAATCGtcaatttattattttgttctTGTTTGATGGATTAAGCCATTCTTTTTTTGTTGGTTTATTGTACAAGTATAAAACAGATGAATGTGTAATCACACTTATTTGATCTAATTCTGATAAGGGAATAATACCTCTCCATGTAGCCTCGCCTGGTTTTACACTATACTTGCACTTTCTTCTCATTTCTATTATTTTCAAGTCTAGCTAGggaatatattttataaaagttACGTAGACATATAGTGAAATCAAATACCAATTCAGGTagacatgagtggttaagggtctcttgctccttaaccaaggtctcgggttcgagccttgagaATGGAAAATACTTCAACTGGGATGGATGCTGCCTATCGAGGTACtcatgcaaactcccgcgggagattaATCCACTAGCGCCGAAAGTGGTAGGAACTCCTCGTATtagaaccaaaaaaatataGTGAAATTAAATCTTCGCGAAAATTTTGATGACATACAATTAGGGGCGGATCCAGAAATTTACAAATGGGGGTctaaatttttttataatttgctTTATAATTTCTCATATTTTCCCCTTTTAGGGGGTTAAAGTTAAAATGTAAGTAATCAAAATATTGTTAACGCCATAATAAAATCAGTGGAGGATTTGAGTTTCATAACCATAAAATCAATGCCTATTCTAATTACAACAATTTGGCAtgatttcaataaaataaaaaataaaaaataaaaaaaatcatgagTGAAGAAGCTTATGATTTCAATAATTTGGCCGATTTCAATAATAATGCCTATGCTTTCATACTTTGAAGGAGCTTCAAGTTATTACAATGGTCGTTGAACAAAGAGCACACAACGAAACTAATAACAAATTGAACATCATTCTCAATGCTTATGGGCGTTATGCTATTACTACATATATAATTAGGTATCTGAAAAGTTTAAAGAAATATGCAACTAAGTCTATAAAAATGGAGTACATTACTAATATATCTTATGCCAATTACAAAACAACGACGCCGCTAAATTTTTGTGCTTTGTAAAAGCAAAATCATGAATCATTATacaattaacaaaataaaaaagaaaatgatgaggaAAAAACGACTAACAAAAGGAaagtaaaaaaaacataaataatttaGTGCATCAACAAAGGACAATTAAAAGacggaaaaacaaaaacaaaaacaaaaaccatATTCTAAAGTCTTTTCACTATTTGATCAAGCAACCACAAAGTTACGTGTATACTTCATTGTCTTTActattagttaattaattactacaTTGTCTTTACTACATTGATTAGCTCAAGTGCAATTAATTACTTCAATATaagtttaagaaaaaaaatggggTCCTTTAGACTCCTCCGGGACCGTATACGTTCGACCCTACCTACAACAACTACAATGATTACCCTTTGCCAAATGAATACCGCGGCCATTTGGTCAATGTGTACACCTATCTTGTTTATAAACAAAAGAATACAAGAACAAAGTacaaagagaaaatagaaagacTATAAGAGCAAAATGCAAAtaacatatataatatatatatatatatatatatatatatatatatatatatatatatatatatatatatatatatatatatatatatatatatatatggcgGGTTAGgggtagcgtttgaggtagcgtTTTGACCTGTTTAAAACGCTATTTATATAATTTGTAAATGTTTGATAAGGTAGCGGTTTAGTTAGTGGTAGATCTACGATTGAGTAACTTTTGTCAAACGCTAAAAATTGTAGCTTTTGAAGGTAACATGTAGCATttgacaaaacataataaagttttaaacaatatatatagcttttattgtatttacaatctcaaccgctacttttaccagATATTTCCACTAATTACCCGCTACTTTGGCAGTTAACAGTTACCGCCTACTATTCACCGCTACACGCTACTCCAAcagctacccgctactcaaccgctaaacgctacccgctaccgctaattttACCAAAAGGGCCAGGAAAAATGTCAATATGGTTTGCATAAGTTTTGAACTCCCAACATTTAGTTttaatattaaagcatttaccACTAATACATGACACAT
This sequence is a window from Spinacia oleracea cultivar Varoflay chromosome 1, BTI_SOV_V1, whole genome shotgun sequence. Protein-coding genes within it:
- the LOC110795885 gene encoding beta-fructofuranosidase, insoluble isoenzyme CWINV3 isoform X1 — protein: MNYMAITVLWAVLLFFAAVANGVQTTKQPYRTAYHFQPPKNWMNDPNGPLYYKGVYHLFYQYNPYSAIWGNMTWGHSISHDLVNWIHLEHALNPTDPYELGGCYSGSVTVLPGGRPVIFYTGADDQNFQSQNLAFPKDPSDPYLKEWVKSPNNPVIAATDGDIDPSNFRDPTTAWQASDGTWQVLIGGKIDGRGIAFRYHSNDFVKWTRSEKPFHSSTRTGMWECPDFYPVSIDSKDGVENYLKKEDTKFVLKASFLDHDHYVLGFYKTETNEFEVDITDFMEDNTDWRYDYGSKFYASKTFFDGEKKRRILWAWILEANGRENDKKKGWSGLQSLPREVWLSTSGKQLIQWPIQEIESLRKGKVAIHAQELESGSFVEVGGITAAQADVEVSFELTNLEDAEEMEPSWNDPQLICAQKNAAEEGKFGPFGLRVLASNNSTEETVVFFRVFKNHTRHIVLMCNDLSRSSLSKVVDKTSFGAFVDIDPLQEKISLRTLIDHSIVESFGGEGKACITARVYPILAIDKEAKMFVFNKGNLSIKMSKLNAWSMKEAKIVPFVKRRKSGHD
- the LOC110795885 gene encoding beta-fructofuranosidase, insoluble isoenzyme CWINV3 isoform X2 codes for the protein MNYMAITVLWAVLLFFAAVANGVQTTKQPYRTAYHFQPPKNWMNGPLYYKGVYHLFYQYNPYSAIWGNMTWGHSISHDLVNWIHLEHALNPTDPYELGGCYSGSVTVLPGGRPVIFYTGADDQNFQSQNLAFPKDPSDPYLKEWVKSPNNPVIAATDGDIDPSNFRDPTTAWQASDGTWQVLIGGKIDGRGIAFRYHSNDFVKWTRSEKPFHSSTRTGMWECPDFYPVSIDSKDGVENYLKKEDTKFVLKASFLDHDHYVLGFYKTETNEFEVDITDFMEDNTDWRYDYGSKFYASKTFFDGEKKRRILWAWILEANGRENDKKKGWSGLQSLPREVWLSTSGKQLIQWPIQEIESLRKGKVAIHAQELESGSFVEVGGITAAQADVEVSFELTNLEDAEEMEPSWNDPQLICAQKNAAEEGKFGPFGLRVLASNNSTEETVVFFRVFKNHTRHIVLMCNDLSRSSLSKVVDKTSFGAFVDIDPLQEKISLRTLIDHSIVESFGGEGKACITARVYPILAIDKEAKMFVFNKGNLSIKMSKLNAWSMKEAKIVPFVKRRKSGHD